The genomic DNA CGTGCCCCCTCGCCTCGCCTCGCCTCATATCACAAAGCCCTGACCGCAAAGGTCAGGAAACGAGCAAAATTAAAACACAGAATTTGTTTCTGCGAGAGAGAACGCCGTGCTGTTGCAACCGTCGTGCTCGTTCAAAGGTACTGAAAGAGGGACTCGAAGGTAAAATAGGTTCATCGCATTGCATTACTGCTGTTCAAGGATCCACACActcaagcagcagcgcagaCGACAGAAGACGCGCCAGGCAAATTTGCAATGGCCATACTGCCAGACATATCCGTGATAGATGGCCTGATGTGAGGCAAAATGGCATGAATCATGATACTCGTTGTCGTGAGAGCATAACCCGGTACCTggaagagagaaagaaggtTAGCAAGGATGTCACTTGTATCATTCGGGCCGGAAGGCGGGACGAATGAACGACTTACCCAAGTTCCGGTCGTGACAAGCCATCGAAGCGTTTCGGCGGACATGTTCGGTGAGGGGTCCTCGGAAGAACCTGAACAACGGGAAACGTGATCCGTTGCACTCGGGGTCTCAAACATGGTCGCGCACTTCTGCCCTGCAACAGTATCCAGATTGCTGGGTGCGATTGTCCTTGGTAGCTCAGCTGGCGTTTGCTCTGACAGCATGCTGTGATAGGCCGGGGCTGCGCAAGCCGGATCCGACGCCGTGAGGAGGTCGGTGAGCGTGGCGGGCGTGGCCGTCCTCGACAATCGTCTGCCCTTGGGAGACGCAGCGGCGTTGGCAAAGGAGGTGCAGCAGTGGTGACTTGAGCTTTCGGGCACGTTCGGTGGTGCTTGGGACTGGGAATCCGCGTTGGCCGCCGTCTCCTGTGCCTGCGCCGGGCTGTTGTCACGGCAGAGCGCACGATCTGTCGCTGACGGGACACTTTGTACGTGTGCGATTGGCACGGGAACAATCCCCATTTGTCGAGATCTTGAAGACGACAATGCGATATGCTGTCCTGCCTTGTCCTGCATTTCAGCAACATGCGTGTTACTGCCATCGGTCTTTGACGCTCTCGATAGAGGCTTCCCCTCATCGTCGATGGATGATCGTGAAGAGCCTGAATAGCGTCTGACGCCGCGCAGATGTTCGGTATAGCGTAGGAGCCGTGTGCGTGTGGTTGCTTGCATGTCGGATCCGTGTGGCCCGCGCAGGTATGGAAGCCCGTTGGGTGCCGCAAGGCGTTCGAAGATCTCGCGATGTCCCTGCAGGGCTGCGTGCAGCGAAGGCGCGTAGCCGTTGTTGTCGCTACAGGTCAAGCTTGCACCTCGGCCCACCAATCGTTCTGCTTCATGGTGGATGCCGAGCGAGGAGGCATCATCGCTTGCGCTTGCATGAGAGGAAGCAAGTGTGGAAGCAGGCCGGTGTTGATCAAGAGCACCTGAGATCTGCATTATCGCTCCTTCGACATCTCCATACTCTGCAGCCATGCGATACGTTCCTTGCTGTCCCAGTCCGCCACGCACGACATTCGATTGCACGTATTGAGTCGCGCTCTGCTGCGCCAGCGCTTGCCAATTGTCCGTCTGTCCATATTGCTGCTCACTGAGATACTTGAGCGCCATGACCATCATTTGTTCGTTGTACTGGGTGTATCTGAAGATGGGACGGTTCGCGAGTTGAGGGTATGGCGCTGCGCCTGGAGGTGCCAGGAGGTTAAGATGGACGGAGCCTACCCTGCCAGGCGGAGAAATTGTAATCATGGAGTTCGGAGACAGGACCTGCGAAGAAACCACCTGGTCGCCGAACTGGACTTGGACGCCGTTGACAAAGTTGTGTCCAAAGATAGCGACCTCTGTACCCCCACTCATCGGCCCTTCGTTGGGCGTGATGCGATCAATCGTAGGATAAGACGACATTGTACCATCGTGCCCAGCAGATCCAGGAGGTACTTGAACTGcaaattgctgctgctgttgggcCCGATTGCCCATGGTGTTGGTGGACGTCTGGATTGGATGTTGTCTGGCATATGCGGCCATATTGGCGCGGGTCTGCTGTAATACGGGGGACGATGCACGGCTGGGCACGGCCGATGATGGATGAGAGAAATAGGCCTGGTTGTTCAGATTCTGCTGGATGCGCGACATATCTACCTGTGGCTGGCTGAAGTTGAAAGGGGCGTTCTCGTTTGGAGTCGGCGGGCCACTGTTGTAATATTGTGCTGGACCGTTATTGTTCGGGATGGTCATGTACGACTGGTTCACTGGGAACTGCCCTGTTGGCGAGAACGGTGTGTTCATGGAAACTGCAGATGGCATGTTGGAAGATGGTGGTTGACTGGTATCCACTCGAGGAGTCATCGTCAAGCCGCTCGGGACCTTCCTGTGGAACGATGAagacttgcgcttcttgttggGACCTGCTTGTCCTGCATTAGTTGGCGATCCCGGCCTCGAAAGACTGGTCGGCGTCATGGTGGCAGATGTCGTTCCTGATGCGTATCCCGACCCGGGGAGTTGGTGCACATGGCTGTGTGGGTTGTACTGCGCGTTGTATGCAAGCGCGGGTAGATTGCCTGCCGAGCGCGAGGATGTAAATGGTTGGACGTGAGCAGACATGTCCACCATCGAATGCGACATCGGTAATCCATTGGGCAGGAAAGCCGCGTTCTGATAGAAACCCTCATTGCCGACTGTGGCCGAGAAACTCTGCGGATGTGTTTTGTGATCGTCCGTGATGAGGATCGAGTCGGATAACTGTTGAGCGACAACGTTGCCTTGGTGGTCCTTGAGCGTGAAGATGACTTGAAAGCCCTCCTTCTCGCTCTGGTGCCTACAGTAACATGCGATCCGCATGGCAGCGGTGACGTGCAGGGCCCCATCGGGAGGCATGTATTGCTCACCATCAGCGTTAGTATCTCGCTGCGGGTATTGTGACGGATCGCACGGCTTAAATGGCAGGTATTCGTTTGAGTTGAACACCACCACTCGTTCCGTTTCGAAACGCTcccagtgctgctgctcctcttcgCGCTTTGTCTTCTTGCGACCTGCACGCTTCCGTTCCCGCTGTATGCAGTTGTTGCAGATCTTGACCTCGCCCCCATTGACGACCCTTTCGTCCTCGGGCAAGTTCTTTTGATCATTCCTATCCTCGTCGTGCGGCACATCGCGGGCAAGCTCCGCTCGCCTTTGAATCTCTGCATTATTCTGGGCGGCGGCGCGCTTCAGCGCCTTTTCCTTGGTCTGTGGGTTGTGCATTGCACTAGTGCACACGAGCATGGTGTGGAGCTCGAGTACTTTTGTGGGGTCAAATTCCTCCTTTGCTAATAGTTTTGACTTGGCAATGGTGTGAAGCGGGAGGTGGAGATGTTCAATGCCAGGCGGCGGCTTCTCCAAAGTCATCACCACGTTGATCTGCGTCTCCACACGCGACTTGGTCGAGATGGGGGCAATGTGCAGTGGTGACCTGCCCAGCAGAGCGCGGGAAGCGGCACCCCGCGTCGTGCTCGCCGGCGTTGCCCCATTCGCGCCAGGTGATGGGGTGAAGGCAATGCCACCTGGTGATGTTAGCTGACCTGCAAAGTCGCCGGGCCATTGTGGGTTCTGTGCGAGTGATGCCGGCCAATTCTGGGTGTTTGCAAAGGCCTCAGGGCTGTCCGACGAGGGCGTGGAGAACATGGCAGTGGGCGAGGCTTGATTGAACATGAGATTCGTGGCAGGAGATTGATCTCGCGAGCCGCCGATGGAGAACATACCAGGGTTGATGGTCTGCACGGGCGAATCCTGCTGGTACTGGACAGCCATGTTGCCGGCAACCTGTGCATCGAGCGACATGGCCGAGTTGAAGTCGCTCGCGTGCACCGGGCTCGATGCGGCACTATTGAAGTACTGCTGACCCATGTTGTtctggctctgctgctgctccagggACAGATTGTGCATGGGCTGGGAGAAGTGATCGTAGCTCCGCACCTGCTGCATGTCCATCTTGCTGTCCTCCTGCTTAATGTGATGGTGCATCGAGTCGTCCATGGACACGGGCGACTCTGACTGCCCCGTCTTCCTCTTGCGCCCGCTCGACGTGTCGGAGGAGGAGTCCTGGCTCGAGGTCTCCGCAGAGGTCATGGCGAGCGCCGCCCCGCCATTGGCATGCtgcgcggcggcggaggtggaggcatCGGGGCCCGACTTGGACGGGGTGCGTAGGGCGAGGCCGATAGGCGACTCGGCATACTGCGCGTCGAGGTTGGTGAAGTCGTTGAAGGCATCGAAGCCAGAGGGAGTGTCGAAGCCGGTGGGCGCGGTGGTGCCGAACATGTCCATGTCCTCCCACTCGTTCCCCGTTTTCCGCGAGTCCATGGTGGTGCCGACTCGCGCTACGACTCACCGCGCTGGCGTGGACGACGTGGGAGCAGGCAAGCCAGCAAGCAACAAGCAAGCACgcggcagcagagcagaCAGAGCGCTCACTCACACCAGCGGGCGCCGAAGAAGACTCCGCACTGGCAAGCCACCGCACGGCGCCTCGAGAGTTGGCCTTGCGTGTGTCTAGGATGCCGCCAACGGCTGCATACCGTTTCCCGCAACGTGcgcccaccaccgccgtcTCTTGGCCGCGACTGTCTCGCCGCGAACGTGggtgcggaggaggaggaaattGACAAGAGCTGGTGCACGACGCGTCTGTCGCCGTCGTCGCAGAGCCGGTAGTCCCAAGAAGGAAGCACGCAATTAGCAGACGAGCGCGGTGGCTGAAGGCAAAGCTAGCCCGCTAAGTTCAAACCTTGTCGTCAGTAAGCTGTAGTGATAGGTACCATGTACTGCATGTGCGGTGGTAGCAATAATGGATGCGCTCCGGTAATAGCAGCGAGCGCAGAAAAGAGCAGCCGACGTCGTCTACTCCAGCGCCCCTCGCTCCGCCTGCACATCCCACCGCGAGTCCGACGTGGACGAGGCAGGGCAGGGCAGGGCAAGACGGGCGCCGCAGAGGGCTTCCAGACGTGTGCAGCTTGCTTTCCCCACCGTCGACCGACCGACATCCCTGCAGCGCTCCAGCGTGCGACGCCTCGACCCTGTGGTACTGCTTATATCGACAGACACGCCCTCCCGCCGGCTGCCGTTGACCTGCTCTGCCGGACACGCTTATCTCGAACTGCCTATATGGACGATGGCCTCCTGCCTATCCTCTCCTAtcgcacctccacctccccaGCTCCCCGAGCAGCGGCCACTGCCAGATCTTGGTTGTCGCGTCCGCGGAGAACGCCGACCATTTCACCACCGCAGGAACGGGGAAGAAACTCGAGCGCGTGCACCCTGGCCGCCCAAGCATTCATCATCACGCAGCAGTGCAGCTTCCCGTTCGCCTGTCGGATCCCGCAATCGACATTACCTCCTCAAACGACACCATGACCGTCCTCGCTCCTGCTCTGCATGCAATCAGTACCTTCCTCTCTGACAGGCCAAGTCACGCCTGCCTGGGCCACATCGTTTTCCGCATTGCGACTTACTCTTCTCATTAGGCGAGAGTGGAGTCGGCCCGGCTATGCCGATTGCCTGACAGGCCTTGGCGGACGCTGGCCGCTGCGAGCAACATAGCGAACGAGCGGGCAATCCGGGCACAAGGTTCGCTTCGTGCACAAGTTAGGCCCCGAATGATGCTCTCTGTGCAACCTGCAGACGTAGCTATCCCTATGCAAAACCCCATCTAATAGCAGCAGACCGGCACTCCTCGAGAGGATATACGAGAAGGATCAAGCATGACCTATGCAGTGGATCTCCCGTTGCCTGCCTGTTGCCTCTACTAGGCAAGCTCCATGGCATCAACCCGCTGTGACGAGCAGTCGGTATTGCGATATTGCAGCAGCAATCAATCAATATACAGATACAAACTACACCGAGCAGGCACCGACAACGTCTTCGACGCCTCGACGTCGTTCTTCATTGGCGATATGTCGGCAGAAGGCTCCATCTCCGCCGAAGCCAAAAGGATCTTCTGCTATGACTAGACTATGCTGTGCCGCATGCAGCAAATCTCCAATAGTTCTCCTTGCCGACACCACTGGAGCGGACCACCCTAGCACAGTTTACGTGCGACGATCGTGGCATTGGCCTATGACTGAACTGGGACCCAGTTTACACGAGCCACAGTCCTTCTCCACAGATGTGCACTGCaccatcgctgctgcagcccTGGGCGAGAATGATGTGGATCTCCTTGTCTAGAAGTGCCCAGATCTTCACTTCCAAGCCTTGACCTATTTCGCGGCAAGCTCCAAATTCTTCGGACCCTGCTTCGGACTCACTTTCAAATACTATTCCTGACACACTGATATCATAGCGACTCGGGACCGATGCTTCGCTTTGCTGCGTATAGCTGACCATTCCAACGTTGAAGCGAGCAGTGCGAGTGCTGCATGATGAACACAGATTTCAGGCGTATACGTCACGGAACAGTATGCAAGGTAAGGGAAAGAAAATATCTTGCAAACAGAAGCTTTTTCTTCAAGAGGATGCAGTGCACTACACTAGGTCACAGATCTGAGACAAGCGAAGACTGTACGGCCGTAGACTGGACTAGCTAAATCGTGGTGTGATCGACTTTATCGTGTGACTAACGTGAACTCATGGCTTCTGCGCTCATCTAGCCTGCCGGTTGTGCGTGTGCCGTGCATGGAGCAGCGTCGCAGACAGGTGACACAGAGACAAGAAATAACGACTTCAATACATTAGACAACGCATTGGAACATATCGCATACCGAGCTTTCTCTTTCTGCCAGAGAGTGACGGGATAAACCGCACTGCCTACACGACTCAACTTGAACGAATGAGCGCGATGCGTCCGCCGGCCTGCCAGAGTGTCAGCAAAATgctccgaagacgaagaactcCTCATAGAAGAAATATGGGTTACGCATACCTTGATCGTCTCTCCCTATATCAAGTCGATAATGTCAGCAAACACGGCCTCGTCTAGCTTCGATACATCTACCCAACTTACCGGCTCAAcaagcagcttctccacAACAGCCTTCTTCCCACCACTCGCAAACCCCTCCGGCACATACACATTGATCTCAAGTTTCATCGCTATCACGCCCAAATCGTCAGCACAAGAGGACAAGAAAAAAGCATGAAAGCAACAGATCCAGATACGCACCTTCCAAAATCACCACAACCTGATTCCCCTCCACCTCATCCCCCTCCTTAACCTCCACCTTCCAAACATTCGCATCAACCGGCGCCTCCACAACCCCAACCCCTTCCTGACCCAACAAACTCTCAATCGTACTCAAATCCggctttctcttctccttctcctctctcCACCTCTTCAAACTCTCATTTTCCGCTCTAATCATTTCCTCTTGAACTTTTCTCTGCTTCGCACGGATCTCCTCGACTTCGGATTTCGTCGCTTCGAGAAGTTTATTATGTTCTGCCATATCGAATTCGGAGTCTTCGTACGTGAATTCATATTGTCCAGAGCGGAAAAGTTCGAGTTGAGCGTTGAGTTCGGATTCGGAGACGCGGTGGAAGGTTAGGATGTCGAAGTCTTGGAAGAGCCAGGGGCGGGTCGGGGTGAAGCCGGATTTGAAGCCGTAGTAGTCGAAGCCTGTTGggaggagggaggagagaggTTAGTGATTGTTCAATGGGTgtgagggagaagaaggggaGAAGGGAAAGCTTACAAGGAATTGTGCGTCCTAACATCTGATATCCTCCTGGAGAATCCACGGGATAGATCGATGCGCAACTTCCACCCCATCCGAATGTCCCTTCAGGAGTGAAGACTCTTGAGGGATTCGCTTTGGGAGCACTCATTCGCATTCGCGGGTCAACGGGCAACGATACGGTATTGCCGCAGTAGAACCCCACCACGACGGCCATGAGCTCGCCAGTCAACATGTTATGCTTCAATTGATCGGCCGTGAAAGCATTGTTCTTCGCAACGAAGTCAAGATTGTCTGGCAGGTACGGAGCATGAGGCCTCTGATTCGACATGTACCGCTCTGTGGCTTCAGTTTGTTCTTTGCTTTCGAAGGATAGCGGGAGTTTGAAGCGGCGATTGGGAACTTTGGTCTTGCTGAGGTCACCGATTTGGTCTTCGAGAGTCTGGAGATGAGCGATGAGTTGGGCGCGGTCCATCTGGGAGCCATCGTAGTGGATGTTGAGGGATGTGCAGCACCCGACTGTGGTGATGAGATCTTTTTTGAGCCAGGTTGGAGCGGTAGAGTCGTTGATGGCTTTTTCGAGGGCTGTGACGCGGCAGCGATAGTTGAGGTCAAACTGTTCATTGCCGTATTCGACGAGGAGGTAGGCGTCTCCTGCTTGGCGATAACGGACTTGAGGTTGAGCTCCTGAGGCTGGACGTTCCCATAGCACAGCTTTACTGTAGTTCCCGCTGGCTTTGAAGTCGGAAGCGAGTGGCTTGACA from Cercospora beticola chromosome 3, complete sequence includes the following:
- a CDS encoding uncharacterized protein (antiSMASH:Cluster_6) codes for the protein MDSRKTGNEWEDMDMFGTTAPTGFDTPSGFDAFNDFTNLDAQYAESPIGLALRTPSKSGPDASTSAAAQHANGGAALAMTSAETSSQDSSSDTSSGRKRKTGQSESPVSMDDSMHHHIKQEDSKMDMQQVRSYDHFSQPMHNLSLEQQQSQNNMGQQYFNSAASSPVHASDFNSAMSLDAQVAGNMAVQYQQDSPVQTINPGMFSIGGSRDQSPATNLMFNQASPTAMFSTPSSDSPEAFANTQNWPASLAQNPQWPGDFAGQLTSPGGIAFTPSPGANGATPASTTRGAASRALLGRSPLHIAPISTKSRVETQINVVMTLEKPPPGIEHLHLPLHTIAKSKLLAKEEFDPTKVLELHTMLVCTSAMHNPQTKEKALKRAAAQNNAEIQRRAELARDVPHDEDRNDQKNLPEDERVVNGGEVKICNNCIQRERKRAGRKKTKREEEQQHWERFETERVVVFNSNEYLPFKPCDPSQYPQRDTNADGEQYMPPDGALHVTAAMRIACYCRHQSEKEGFQVIFTLKDHQGNVVAQQLSDSILITDDHKTHPQSFSATVGNEGFYQNAAFLPNGLPMSHSMVDMSAHVQPFTSSRSAGNLPALAYNAQYNPHSHVHQLPGSGYASGTTSATMTPTSLSRPGSPTNAGQAGPNKKRKSSSFHRKVPSGLTMTPRVDTSQPPSSNMPSAVSMNTPFSPTGQFPVNQSYMTIPNNNGPAQYYNSGPPTPNENAPFNFSQPQVDMSRIQQNLNNQAYFSHPSSAVPSRASSPVLQQTRANMAAYARQHPIQTSTNTMGNRAQQQQQFAVQVPPGSAGHDGTMSSYPTIDRITPNEGPMSGGTEVAIFGHNFVNGVQVQFGDQVVSSQVLSPNSMITISPPGRVGSVHLNLLAPPGAAPYPQLANRPIFRYTQYNEQMMVMALKYLSEQQYGQTDNWQALAQQSATQYVQSNVVRGGLGQQGTYRMAAEYGDVEGAIMQISGALDQHRPASTLASSHASASDDASSLGIHHEAERLVGRGASLTCSDNNGYAPSLHAALQGHREIFERLAAPNGLPYLRGPHGSDMQATTRTRLLRYTEHLRGVRRYSGSSRSSIDDEGKPLSRASKTDGSNTHVAEMQDKAGQHIALSSSRSRQMGIVPVPIAHVQSVPSATDRALCRDNSPAQAQETAANADSQSQAPPNVPESSSHHCCTSFANAAASPKGRRLSRTATPATLTDLLTASDPACAAPAYHSMLSEQTPAELPRTIAPSNLDTVAGQKCATMFETPSATDHVSRCSGSSEDPSPNMSAETLRWLVTTGTWVPGYALTTTSIMIHAILPHIRPSITDMSGSMAIANLPGASSVVCAAA